A stretch of the Ornithodoros turicata isolate Travis chromosome 4, ASM3712646v1, whole genome shotgun sequence genome encodes the following:
- the LOC135392012 gene encoding ribonuclease P protein subunit p40-like, producing MPFFPALKRHIDVYAGDFEHSKRQHWEETIRANCFIHAVQLIVPGAYSLPDGMRKVLSAHEYQIVRSLPAKELIDYHFIEAFVKKGSIVLLSVGSSVAYGECVAITPDGQLHLSTQEETFQSLGIAGSLSSESSKTHRIYSSTVDLLRECFRPGKKNYDAVQQALCRSSKLVFDVAVLWKPPYDEVSPLSVGAYFSRKGYRVDSCTPAYTFTQLFSALVPKISGADELVELNEWLGAIVCGVPGASAKVKDEFLSTYRCPEPSEKVGQVFVGQWQGFFTSDQVLQVFQELRNHLKSEGVRFCGMIVHSYEEDPTSPLKKHHSKMTSRSRECTYVALADNKYIVFRSSAV from the exons ATGCCGTTCTTCCCAGCGTTAAAACGTCATATAGACGTGTACGCTGGAGATTTTGAACATTCAAAGAGACAACATTGGGAAGAGACGATACGAGCAAATTGTTTTATTCATGCG GTGCAACTAATCGTTCCTGGAGCCTACAGTCTTCCAGATGGAATGCGGAAAGTTTTGTCTGCTCATGAATACCAAATTGTCAGAAGTTTACCGGCGAAAGAATTGATCGACTATCACTTCATCGAAGCATTTGTCAAGAAAG GAAGCATTGTCTTGTTGTCTGTCGGTTCCAGCGTTGCGTACGGCGAATGTGTTGCCATAACGCCCGACG GGCAGCTGCATTTGTCAACGCAGGAAGAAACCTTCCAGTCACTAGGCATAGCTGGATCCCTTTCTTCAGAGAGTAGCAAGACACACAGGATATACT CATCAACCGTCGACCTGCTCCGGGAATGCTTTCGTCCCGGTAAGAAAAACTACGACGCCGTACAGCAGGCTCTGTGTCGTTCCTCGAAGCTGGTATTTGACGTCGCCGTTCTCTGGAAGCCGCCGTACGACGAGGTCTCGCCCCTCTCCGTGGGGGCCTACTTCTCCAGGAAAGGGTACCGTGTGGACTCGTGTACCCCCGCGTACACCTTCACCCAACTGTTCTCTGCCCTCGTTCCGAAAATTTCTGGCGCGGACGAGTTGGTCGAACTGAACGAATGGCTCGGCGCCATTGTCTGCGGTGTGCCTGGCGC GTCAGCTAAGGTGAAAGACGAGTTTCTCAGCACGTACAGGTGTCCGGAACCTTCTGAAAAAGTGGGTCAAGTATTTGTTGGCCAGTGGCAAGGCTTTTTCACATCTGACCAAGTGCTGCAAGTCTTTCAGGAGCTAAG GAATCACCTCAAGTCCGAGGGGGTCCGGTTCTGCGGAATGATAGTGCACAGTTACGAGGAAGATCCAACGTCACCTTTGAAAAAACATCACTCCAAGATGACATCCAGGAGCCGAGAGTGTACCTACGTTGCTCTAGCGGACAATAAATACATCGTGTTCCGCTCTTCGGCAGTGTAG
- the LOC135392013 gene encoding NTF2-related export protein 2-like, which translates to MAADVVSQKERAEQATKAGEDFAKLFYETLEKRRHLLANLFLENATVLWNGNVFNNKADIGKFYESLPACEAQLICVDSQPIWNEFVQGQTTIHVAAVGQVKYTGKSWTPFTESFVLTAQGTVWKLVVDTFRFQEPVSG; encoded by the coding sequence ATGGCAGCGGACGTAGTGAGCCAAAAAGAAAGGGCCGAACAAGCTACAAAAGCTGGTGAAGACTTCGCCAAACTGTTCTACGAGACTCTGGAAAAGCGCAGACACCTTTTGGCGAATCTGTTCCTGGAGAACGCGACTGTTTTGTGGAACGGAAACGTTTTCAATAACAAGGCGGACATCGGCAAGTTCTACGAATCCCTGCCTGCGTGCGAGGCCCAATTGATATGTGTGGACTCTCAGCCCATCTGGAATGAATTCGTCCAGGGTCAAACAACCATCCACGTTGCTGCAGTGGGCCAGGTGAAGTACACTGGAAAATCCTGGACTCCGTTCACAGAATCGTTCGTCTTAACCGCACAAGGAACGGTGTGGAAGCTTGTGGTGGATACGTTTCGTTTTCAAGAACCTGTCTCCGGCTAA